A region from the Vicia villosa cultivar HV-30 ecotype Madison, WI linkage group LG3, Vvil1.0, whole genome shotgun sequence genome encodes:
- the LOC131660164 gene encoding exocyst complex component SEC3A-like isoform X1: MAKSSADDAELRRACEAAIEGTKQKIVISIRVVKTLGTWGKAAMLGRQMAKPRVLAISTKAKTQRTKAFLRVLKYSNGGVLEPAKIYKLKHLSKVEVVSNDPSGCTFTLGFDNLRNHSVAPPQWTMRNIDDRNRLLLSILNICKDVLGRLPKVVGIDVVEMALWAKENTPAVPTQSNQAGGATVEYAVNEAELKVNVEKELVSQAEEEDMEALLGNYITGISQAEAFSERLKRELQALEAANVHAILESEPLIDEVLQGLESASNCVEDMDEWLGMFNVKLRHMREDIESIEIRNNKLEMQSVNNQSLIVELDKLVEQLHIPSEYSAFLTGDSFDEAQMLQNIEASEWLTGALRAFEVSNIDPTYAKMRAFKEKRGELQIIKSTFVRRASEFLRSYFATFVDFMMSDKKYFSQRGQLKRPDHADLRYKCRTYARLLQHLKILDKNCLGPLKKAYCCSLNLLLRREAREYANELRASNKTAKSLTEGSTGSGQNANSADSSTVADAYAKLLTVFIPLMVDESSFFAHFMCFEIPTPGPNDNAKDDDDLGISDIDDNDSKSSTGINSVELAALNESLQDLLDGIQEDFYAVVEWACKIDPLCCISMHGITERYLSSQKADAARFVRLMLGDLESRISTMFTRFVDDACHQIERSERNVRQSVLPYIPRFATLATRMEQYIAGQSRDLVDQAYTKFVSIMFVTLEKLAQTEPKYADIFLIENYAAFQNSLYDLANVVPTLAKFYHQASEAYEQSCSRHISMIIYYQFERLFQYARRIEDLIFNNVSPEEIPFQLGLSKVDFRKMLKASLSGMDRSIGAMYKKLQKNLTSEELLPSLWDKCKKDFIDKYDSFVQLVAKIYPAESVPSTQELKDLLANM; the protein is encoded by the exons ATGGCGAAATCTAGCGCTGATGATGCTGAACTCCGGCGAGCTTGCGAGGCTGCAATTGAAGGCACGAAACAGAAGATCGTCATTTCTATTCGAGTCGTGAAGACTCTCGGTACCTGGGGAAAAGCTGCCATGCTTGGTCGTCAAATGGCTAAACCTAGGGTTCTCGCTATCTCTA CGAAAGCAAAAACTCAACGGACAAAAGCTTTTCTTCGAGTTTTAAAGTATTCAAATGGGGGAGTTCTTGAG CCTGCTAAAATATACAAGCTGAAGCATCTATCAAAAGTGGAAGTTGTATCTAATGATCCCAGTGGATGTACATTTACTTTG GGATTTGATAACCTTAGAAATCACAGTGTGGCTCCTCCACAGTGGACAATGCGCAATATTGATGACAG GAACCGCCTTCTGCTTTCTATCTTGAATATCTGCAAAGATGTCCTGGGCCGCCTTCCTAAAGTTGttggtatcgatgttgttgagatgGCTCTTTGGGCTAAG GAAAATACACCTGCAGTTCCCACTCAAAGTAACCAAGCAGGTGGCGCTACTGTTGAATATGCTGTCAATGAAGCAGAATTGAAAGTCAATGTTGAGAAGGAGCTTGTCTCCCAAGCAGAGGAAGAGGACATGGAAGCTCTTTTGGGAAA TTATATCACGGGTATTAGTCAAGCAGAGGCTTTTTCTGAAAGGTTGAAAAGAGAGCTCCAGGCTCTGGAAGCAGCAAATGTGCATGCTATTTTAGAAAGTGAACCTTTGATAGATGAG GTGTTGCAAGGGCTTGAATCTGCTTCAAATTGCGTGGAAGACATGGATGAATGGTTAGGCATGTTCAATGTGAAACTCAGACACATGAGAGAGGATATTGAATCA ATTGAAATCCGCAATAACAAGTTGGAAATGCAATCAGTAAATAACCAATCTCTCATTGTTGAGCTTGATAAACTTGTTGAGCAATTGCATATCCCTTCAGAG TATTCAGCATTTTTGACTGGAGATTCATTTGATGAAGCGCAAATGCTTCAAAATATTGAAGCATCTGAGTGGTTGACTGGGGCCTTGCGTGCTTTTGAAGTGTCAAACATAGATCCTACTTACGCAAAGATGAGAGCT TTTAAAGAGAAACGAGGTGAACTTCAAATAATAAAATCTACTTTTGTTAGAAGAGCCTCCGAGTTTTTGAGGAGTTACTTTGCTACTTTTGTTGATTTCATGATGAGTGATAAGAAATACTTTTCTCAG CGGGGACAGTTGAAAAGGCCAGATCATGCTGACCTGCGATACAAGTGCAGGACATATGCACGCCTTTTGCAACATTTGAAG ATTCTTGATAAGAATTGCCTGGGCCCATTGAAAAAAGCTTATTGCTGCTCTCTAAACTTGCTTCTTCGCAGGGAG GCCCGTGAGTATGCTAATGAACTTCGTGCTAGTAATAAAACTGCTAAAAGTCTAACCGAAGGTTCCACGGGTTCTGGTCAGAATGCAAATTCTGCTGACTCTTCTACAGTTGCTGATGCATATGCAAAGCTGCTCACTGTTTTTATCCCACTAATGGTGGATGAG AGTTCTTTTTTTGCACACTTCATGTGCTTCGAAATTCCTACACCAGGACCCAATGATAATGCTAAAGATGACGATGATTTAGGAATTTCGGACATTGATGATAATGATAGTAAATCCAGTACAG GTATAAATTCTGTGGAGCTTGCAGCTTTAAATGAATCACTTCAGGATTTGCTTGATGGAATTCAA GAAGACTTCTATGCTGTTGTGGAGTGGGCGTGCAAGATTGATCCTTTATGCTGCATATCAATGCACGGAATAACAGAACGCTATCTCTCTAGTCAAAAAGCTGATGCAGCAAGATTTGTCCGCCTTATGCTTGGTGACCTTGAGTCTCGGATATCTACAATGTTTACTCGT TTTGTTGATGACGCTTGCCATCAGATTGAAAGAAGTGAACGCAATGTTCGACAAAGTGTCCTACCCTACATTCCCAG ATTTGCAACCCTTGCAACACGGATGGAGCAGTACATTGCTGGACAGTCCAGGGATTTGGTTGACCAAGCGTACACCAAATTT GTTAGCATAATGTTTGTAACTTTGGAAAAACTTGCACAAACAGAGCCAAAGTATGCAGATATATTTCTTATAGAGAACTATGCTGCTTTTCAGAATAG TTTGTATGACCTAGCCAATGTGGTGCCTACTTTGGCCAAGTTTTATCATCAAGCTAGTGAAGCGTATGAGCAATCATGCTCGCGCCATATTAGCATGATTATCTATTAT CAATTTGAACGCCTTTTCCAGTATGCTCGAAGGATTGAGGACTTGATTTTCAATAATGTTTCACCTGAAGAG ATTCCTTTCCAGCTTGGGCTGTCAAAAGTGGATTTTCGGAAGATGCTAAAAGCCAGTTTGTCTGGG ATGGACAGATCCATTGGTGCAATGTATAAGAAATTGCAGAAGAATTTGACTTCAGAGGAACTGTTACCTTCCTTGTGGGATAAATGCAAG AAGGATTTTATTGATAAGTATGACAGTTTTGTCCAACTTGTGGCCAAGATTTACCCTGCTGAGTCAGTACCTTCTACACAAGAATTGAAAGATCTTTTAGCTAACATGTAA
- the LOC131660164 gene encoding exocyst complex component SEC3A-like isoform X2: MRNIDDRNRLLLSILNICKDVLGRLPKVVGIDVVEMALWAKENTPAVPTQSNQAGGATVEYAVNEAELKVNVEKELVSQAEEEDMEALLGNYITGISQAEAFSERLKRELQALEAANVHAILESEPLIDEVLQGLESASNCVEDMDEWLGMFNVKLRHMREDIESIEIRNNKLEMQSVNNQSLIVELDKLVEQLHIPSEYSAFLTGDSFDEAQMLQNIEASEWLTGALRAFEVSNIDPTYAKMRAFKEKRGELQIIKSTFVRRASEFLRSYFATFVDFMMSDKKYFSQRGQLKRPDHADLRYKCRTYARLLQHLKILDKNCLGPLKKAYCCSLNLLLRREAREYANELRASNKTAKSLTEGSTGSGQNANSADSSTVADAYAKLLTVFIPLMVDESSFFAHFMCFEIPTPGPNDNAKDDDDLGISDIDDNDSKSSTGINSVELAALNESLQDLLDGIQEDFYAVVEWACKIDPLCCISMHGITERYLSSQKADAARFVRLMLGDLESRISTMFTRFVDDACHQIERSERNVRQSVLPYIPRFATLATRMEQYIAGQSRDLVDQAYTKFVSIMFVTLEKLAQTEPKYADIFLIENYAAFQNSLYDLANVVPTLAKFYHQASEAYEQSCSRHISMIIYYQFERLFQYARRIEDLIFNNVSPEEIPFQLGLSKVDFRKMLKASLSGMDRSIGAMYKKLQKNLTSEELLPSLWDKCKKDFIDKYDSFVQLVAKIYPAESVPSTQELKDLLANM, translated from the exons ATGCGCAATATTGATGACAG GAACCGCCTTCTGCTTTCTATCTTGAATATCTGCAAAGATGTCCTGGGCCGCCTTCCTAAAGTTGttggtatcgatgttgttgagatgGCTCTTTGGGCTAAG GAAAATACACCTGCAGTTCCCACTCAAAGTAACCAAGCAGGTGGCGCTACTGTTGAATATGCTGTCAATGAAGCAGAATTGAAAGTCAATGTTGAGAAGGAGCTTGTCTCCCAAGCAGAGGAAGAGGACATGGAAGCTCTTTTGGGAAA TTATATCACGGGTATTAGTCAAGCAGAGGCTTTTTCTGAAAGGTTGAAAAGAGAGCTCCAGGCTCTGGAAGCAGCAAATGTGCATGCTATTTTAGAAAGTGAACCTTTGATAGATGAG GTGTTGCAAGGGCTTGAATCTGCTTCAAATTGCGTGGAAGACATGGATGAATGGTTAGGCATGTTCAATGTGAAACTCAGACACATGAGAGAGGATATTGAATCA ATTGAAATCCGCAATAACAAGTTGGAAATGCAATCAGTAAATAACCAATCTCTCATTGTTGAGCTTGATAAACTTGTTGAGCAATTGCATATCCCTTCAGAG TATTCAGCATTTTTGACTGGAGATTCATTTGATGAAGCGCAAATGCTTCAAAATATTGAAGCATCTGAGTGGTTGACTGGGGCCTTGCGTGCTTTTGAAGTGTCAAACATAGATCCTACTTACGCAAAGATGAGAGCT TTTAAAGAGAAACGAGGTGAACTTCAAATAATAAAATCTACTTTTGTTAGAAGAGCCTCCGAGTTTTTGAGGAGTTACTTTGCTACTTTTGTTGATTTCATGATGAGTGATAAGAAATACTTTTCTCAG CGGGGACAGTTGAAAAGGCCAGATCATGCTGACCTGCGATACAAGTGCAGGACATATGCACGCCTTTTGCAACATTTGAAG ATTCTTGATAAGAATTGCCTGGGCCCATTGAAAAAAGCTTATTGCTGCTCTCTAAACTTGCTTCTTCGCAGGGAG GCCCGTGAGTATGCTAATGAACTTCGTGCTAGTAATAAAACTGCTAAAAGTCTAACCGAAGGTTCCACGGGTTCTGGTCAGAATGCAAATTCTGCTGACTCTTCTACAGTTGCTGATGCATATGCAAAGCTGCTCACTGTTTTTATCCCACTAATGGTGGATGAG AGTTCTTTTTTTGCACACTTCATGTGCTTCGAAATTCCTACACCAGGACCCAATGATAATGCTAAAGATGACGATGATTTAGGAATTTCGGACATTGATGATAATGATAGTAAATCCAGTACAG GTATAAATTCTGTGGAGCTTGCAGCTTTAAATGAATCACTTCAGGATTTGCTTGATGGAATTCAA GAAGACTTCTATGCTGTTGTGGAGTGGGCGTGCAAGATTGATCCTTTATGCTGCATATCAATGCACGGAATAACAGAACGCTATCTCTCTAGTCAAAAAGCTGATGCAGCAAGATTTGTCCGCCTTATGCTTGGTGACCTTGAGTCTCGGATATCTACAATGTTTACTCGT TTTGTTGATGACGCTTGCCATCAGATTGAAAGAAGTGAACGCAATGTTCGACAAAGTGTCCTACCCTACATTCCCAG ATTTGCAACCCTTGCAACACGGATGGAGCAGTACATTGCTGGACAGTCCAGGGATTTGGTTGACCAAGCGTACACCAAATTT GTTAGCATAATGTTTGTAACTTTGGAAAAACTTGCACAAACAGAGCCAAAGTATGCAGATATATTTCTTATAGAGAACTATGCTGCTTTTCAGAATAG TTTGTATGACCTAGCCAATGTGGTGCCTACTTTGGCCAAGTTTTATCATCAAGCTAGTGAAGCGTATGAGCAATCATGCTCGCGCCATATTAGCATGATTATCTATTAT CAATTTGAACGCCTTTTCCAGTATGCTCGAAGGATTGAGGACTTGATTTTCAATAATGTTTCACCTGAAGAG ATTCCTTTCCAGCTTGGGCTGTCAAAAGTGGATTTTCGGAAGATGCTAAAAGCCAGTTTGTCTGGG ATGGACAGATCCATTGGTGCAATGTATAAGAAATTGCAGAAGAATTTGACTTCAGAGGAACTGTTACCTTCCTTGTGGGATAAATGCAAG AAGGATTTTATTGATAAGTATGACAGTTTTGTCCAACTTGTGGCCAAGATTTACCCTGCTGAGTCAGTACCTTCTACACAAGAATTGAAAGATCTTTTAGCTAACATGTAA
- the LOC131660165 gene encoding probable galacturonosyltransferase-like 1: MQKPKHPFLILFFFSVWTCLSFTSAIITHQFKEAPEFYNSPECPSITDPSNSKPTVQVAMTLDTTYIRGSMAAILSILQHSSCPQNIFFHFVCSSNASNLNATISTSFPYLKFHLYTFDATTVSGLISTSIRSALDCPLNYARTYLPNLLPLSVTRVVYLDSDLILVDDIAKLAETPLGEDSVLAAPEYCNANFTSYFTPSFWSNPSLSLTFANRKPCYFNTGVMVIDLERWREGDYTAKIEDWMELQKRMRIYELGSLPPFLLVFAGNIASVDHRWNQHGLGGDNFRGLCRNLHPGPVSLLHWSGKGKPWVRLDANRPCPLDALWAPYDLLRTPFSLDS, translated from the coding sequence atgcaaaaaccAAAACATCCATTTCTCATCCTATTCTTCTTTTCAGTATGGACTTGTTTATCATTCACTTCTGCTATTATAACCCACCAATTCAAAGAAGCACCAGAATTCTACAATTCCCCAGAATGCCCCTCCATTACCGACCCTTCAAATTCAAAACCAACTGTTCAAGTTGCAATGACACTCGACACAACATACATCCGAGGTTCCATGGCAGCAATCTTATCAATCCTCCAACACTCTTCATGTCCACAAAACATCTTCTTCCACTTCGTATGCTCCTCTAACGCCTCCAACCTAAACGCCACAATCTCAACCTCTTTCCCATATCTCAAATTCCATCTCTACACCTTCGATGCCACCACTGTCTCCGGCCTAATCTCAACTTCAATCCGCTCAGCTCTTGACTGCCCTCTCAACTACGCTCGCACCTACCTACCAAATCTCCTACCCCTCTCCGTTACCCGCGTCGTCTATCTCGATTCCGATCTTATTCTAGTAGATGACATTGCAAAACTCGCGGAAACACCGTTAGGAGAAGACTCTGTTTTAGCAGCACCGGAATACTGCAACGCGAATTTCACATCGTACTTCACTCCATCGTTCTGGTCTAACCCTTCTTTGTCTCTAACATTTGCCAACAGAAAGCCTTGTTATTTCAACACGGGTGTGATGGTGATTGATTTGGAAAGATGGAGAGAAGGGGATTATACTGCAAAGATTGAGGATTGGATGGAGTTGCAGAAGAGAATGAGAATCTATGAATTAGGTTCTTTGCCTCCTTTTTTGCTTGTTTTTGCTGGGAATATTGCTTCGGTGGATCATAGATGGAATCAACACGGACTCGGTGGTGATAATTTTCGTGGTTTATGTAGAAATCTTCATCCTGGTCCAGTGAGTTTGTTGCATTGGAGTGGAAAAGGTAAACCTTGGGTTAGATTAGATGCTAATAGACCTTGTCCTTTGGATGCACTATGGGCACCCTATGATCTATTAAGAACTCCATTTTCTCTTGATTCTTGA